The Anomaloglossus baeobatrachus isolate aAnoBae1 chromosome 5, aAnoBae1.hap1, whole genome shotgun sequence genome includes the window TGACGAAGCCACACCCCCTAGTGGCGATGCGCGTGGGGTTCACCACGCTAACCCCTTTAACCTGTTTGTTTTCTCCCCCCATGCATTAGAATAGGGACCCTGTCTTCTTGTCAGTACCTATTTAGGTCTTGCTGCTGAGGTACATCTGGTAACTATACTGCTAGTATAACATGCTATTTTCCTCTGAGCTGTGATGAATGCTTGCTGGCATGGCCTCCCTGTATCACTAACAGGCTGATCAGTTTACTCAGGGTTAATATGACTACAGTGTCATGGGTCTGTGAGGTTTCTCTGTGTTTAACCCATTGGTGACTGGGTCAGGATCATTGGAGACTCTGATGTGGGAAATGGTACTATCTTATCCCTTCCCTCCCCTTGTGTATTTCACTATCTACCTGGGCTGATGATCTGGACCCAATAGGTGACGATTCTTAAGGTCTAATTTGATATCCGTTGAGATGCCTCACTAAACCTATGCTGACTTATATGTACCCGTTCTGTACTGTTGAGTGTCTGGCCAGCCTATGAAAGATAAGGTTCAATACCAATAATGAAATAATCTTTTCCAAATGTGGTATGTTTGATACTAATTCACCACTGATTTAAGTATATGTATTGAATACCATGCTACTAAACAGTGGGCTTTAGTTGTACCCACGTTTTGATGAATTTTCAGACCTGATACAGGTTTTACAGTGACCAATACAGGATAATGCATGTTAAAAGAGGATATTGAATGTAAAATCCTCAGTGGGGCCTTATCTATGATATATGAGAACTGCTATTTGACACATAACGGTGTTGACATTCATGTTGGGGTTAGCGTGTTCAGTAACTATACCCTATTTGGGcacttgttttaaatgtttttaatgtttcaaTGTGTGTTTCCCTTGTACATTAATCGTTGTGCTCTGTGTTTAATTGTCCCTTGAGCCATTTTTTTGTACACTTATGATAATGTTTTTTCAATTTcctaaaaaaaacatttattttggtgatccctattgtggcatactcttttttttctttctttgttaaCCTGTGAAGGGACAGCAACTTACGTGATCCCAATCCATCCATTTCAAGAAAACAGTAGGCAATTTGTCCTTGCTGCATGAGCTAAATGACTCTTTGAGTTAGGCAAGTGAGAGACGGGCATCCACGAGGATATCTCCTTTAACTGGCccgctaaataataataataataataataataaaagaaatccAGAAACGCTGCCACTCCTAATTGTTTGTTTGGACCTATGGACAGTAGTTGGCTTCAATTTTGGTCTTGCATACAAACCCAGTTATTAACGTATTTAAGGATGAAAAGAATGATTTAGTGACTAACGCctaaagagaagagaagaagatcttgtgaggatctgaggttgcgtgcaggtaggtaccgggagactatgcCATTTTATTGCACAACAACTAGAGCCTAGCTTGTTTTCCAAGAGACACGCAcaccaaaaaattaaagggaatctgtcaggtgtaatatgcacccagaaccacgagcagttctggatgtatatttcTAAGCCCtgactaaccgtccctgtatacactaacatagataaagagatatttagaaaaagtatttctaaagatctttcactGTATGCTATTGAGCTCGGGGACTAGTTCCCTGGGTGTTGGTTCCCCTTGCCactcagctccattagcatgttagtacacccctgcgggcgtgctaacatgctaatgaatgtgcagcgtcagaggatgatctcactcacctctccgcggcCATCGCGTCTGAcgggggatttcagctcagtgtggatgaccctggagtttgggtcttGTGCACTATTAACCGAgtgtacgcgttctggcttcaaaatgaagtagtgcgcatgaccgaaactccgggatcatgcgtactgagccaaaatccagcatcggacGCGATGGCGGTAGAGAGGTGAGTgcgatcatcctgtgacactgcgtattcattagtatgctagcacgcccacaggggcgtactaacattctaatggagccgactaggcaGGGGAATTAACGCCCAGGGGGATAGTCCACTCGCcaattagcatacaatataagatcttccACTCATTTAGCATACGatacaagatctttagaaatactttttctaaagatctctttatctatgctagtgtatacagggacggttaggcatggattagcaatatgcactcagaactgctcatggttctcggtgcatattggacctgacaggttccctttaagtgggttcttctcactacaataatgccaaatacATAGCTAAATGAGATTTGGGTGCACTGCAAAGCTCAGAAGCGAGGAGTAGTTTGAACTTTGGACAGACGATTTTGCTGGATAGGTTTATGGAAGCCATGCTGCTTTTTAGCCACTAATAATATGGAAGCGCTACATTTTTCCATTATCAGATGATGGATCTGAATAGGGGCTTGGTTTTATGTGGGATTAATAGCCGTTTTTACTGGTATCTTTTTCGCGTACATAACATTTTTGTATGGCTTCTTATTCCAATATTTAGGACGCAAAATGAACAAACAGTTGAACACCATGCTCTATGGTTCATGCTATGAGGTTTTCTATTAGTCTGTGATCTGTCATTGTCATAATGAGTAATTCAATTTTGCTATATAACTTGCCATTTTTACGGACATTTTAAGTAGAAATGTTAAAACATACTGTACATTTTCAAGGCTATTTTATTAAAAACGAATTTTTATTCtttgcagatgactgtaccagattagagggacaactgacatcttcaatttataAATCAGATGACTTCGAGATCTCACAGGATACAATTGAAGTGAATGTAATTACTCCAGATAttccatcatcccttcacagcaaagatctatcatctgatcctttCAAACAGGTCCTATTTTCTGATTCAATACAGACTAGTAAGAAAAAAGAAAGTCACAAAAAAGGGATTAAAAAACACAGTGCTCTTAAAGCAAAGAAGTCAATTTCTTGTTCAGAATTTGAAAATATATTTACCCTTGAAACCTCTGGTATTGAACATCAAAATCACACAGCAGATAGATTTTCTTGTTCCAAGTGTAGGAGATCTTTTAACTATAAATCACATCTTATTAGGCATATGAGAATtcatactggggagaagccatatttatgtccagaatgtggtaaatattttaaccagaaatcacatcttgttattcaccagagaacccacacaggggaaaagcctttttcatgttcagaatgtggaaaatgttttacagagaaatcaaatcttattacacatcagaaaactcacacaggtgagaaactatattcatgttcagaatgtggcaaatgttttaaccagaaatcatatcttgttagacatcaaagaactcacaaagGGGAAAAGCCCTTTTCATGTTcacagtgtgggaaatgttttgtagataAATCAAGTCTTGCTACACATCAGAGAACACACTCAGGCGTGAAGCCTTTTTCCTGTtcaaaatgtggaaaatgttttatctaTAAATCGCACCTTGTTAGACACCAAAGAAATCATACAGGGGAGAatactttttcatgttcagaatgtgggaaatggtggGTAGATAAATCAAGTTTTATTATACACcaaagaactcatacaggggaaaagcctttttcatgttcagaatgtgggaaatattttactcaGAAATCGCATTTTGTTAAGCACCAAAGAACTCACCTactggagaagcctttttcatgttcagaatgtgggaaatcttttgcagaaaaatcaaGTTTTCTTatgcaccagagaactcacacaggagataagcctttttcatgttcagaatgtgggagatattTTAATCAGAAATCGCATCTTGTTAACCACCAGATAACCCACACTGGagtgaaacctttttcatgttctcaatgtgggaaatgttttgcacagaaatcaactcttattacacatcagagaactcatacaggggagaagccctattcatgttcagaatgtggcaaatgttgggtagataaatcaagtcttgttaagcatcagagaattcacacaggggtaaagccatattcatgttcagaatgtggcaaatgttgggtagataaatcaagtcttgttaagcACCagcgaattcacacaggggagaaacctttttcatgttcagaatgtgggaaatgttttaaccgaaAATGTTACCTTCTTAAACATCAAAAATCCCACACCTGCAGAAGTCATTATAATACCTAGAATGTGAAAAATTACTGTAAAATCATGTCTTGTTTCAGATCAAAAATAACTTACAGAGAAAGAAATTTAAATGTTGATAAATTGTACAAAAAATCGGAAGTCAAATAATTGTGAGAGAGGGAAATTAGAACTTACAGTATTTTTTGTGGACTATAAGATGcaattctaacaaaaaaaaaaatctttctaatAAGTGAGTGGCTCTTACAGTCCAAAGGCAGCTTCCTGTTACGGAGAACGCTGGGATTGTGTCTTTCCCAATCAATGAGAGAACTGCTCTCTTCTGCCCCATGCTAATTGATGTGATTGGTACAGAGCAGGAGAAGAGGCTACCGGGACCTGTCCAGAGGCTCCACATCCGGAGTGAGCAGCTGAAGAACTTTCCACCCAACTATTTCCAGGACCTTCTAGGTTGTGATCAACAGCAACTTTGAAGGAATTGCAGAGTGACATAATGTATACATGCTTCATGTGTATATTaacgtatatatgtagcagagctatatgtgtatgtaaatgtgcttatgtagcagagctgagtgtgtatatacTATCCATGGAGCAATGTTATGTGTAAATATATGCTCTTCAAAGTgctcattaaagagaacctgtcatcatgaTTTAGCATGTTTAAGTAAAGATATGGCTATAATGAAGCTGTTATACTTATTCAATAGATTCCTGTAGTGAAGACATGTGTTTCCTGGTTGTTAAATGCATGTTAGAAATGTTGGTGCTTTTTGTTCATTGGGGCGGGACTGTGGGTAGAGTCTTCGAATCTGCCGTAGTCCCTCCTCGTTGAACATTGAAGATCAAAATTGGAACAATgtgtgatcacttgcttttttcagaaataatgtaatctacattgatgaacatttgaaggttttttgtaaggggtacaccatgccattagaacagtgttttacaaaagatccagagtttatcaacataaaccctttattttgcccaaaacgtgatgatcataattagagaacagcaagaaCTGTAACACAGAGAAAGATAAGTACATTTTCTGCAGTTAAcatcagtcaccaatcagtaggaagtgtacaggcctttgctttggatgacttcagcacatctgcaaccACAGGACATAactagtctctcacattgctctggtTTCATTTtggtccagtctcttccacagctctttgactgttgtgggtttcttggctgtAACTTTGTTACCAAGGATTTTCATAAGGTTTTATATTGGGTTTTGATCAGAACTCTGGCCTGGCCATTTCACTGATTTCTGTTTCAAGGAATTTctttccccattttgctgtgtgacagggggcattgtcctgcatgaaaattgttggctgattgagtgatgaacgcaagtaaggaaccatgtgttgttgaggaaggttctgatacacacttgcattcactctgccatgtagctgtatgagaggtccaactcctgctgcagaaaacattcctcaaaccatgacacttccttcaccacttttcactgacttcttaacacattttAGGTTCAGTCTTTAACCAGTTTGCCGATGaacatgtttcccatcagacccaaataaatgaaacttgctttcatcactaaaatgaactgtggaccacttctctgtccacacaacatgctcctcaccaaaggggagtctagccttttgattctgtctagtaatgagaggtttggtcactgcagagtgggcttccgtccaaatgctcttaaacgacgtgacactgtatgatgagacagatccttaccctgttcagtgctgaactggtgcgcAATTCCAGCTGCACTGTTGAAATGGATTACCCGTGAAGAGTCTCCACATTATCttctcctctcttgcatttgtctttcgagggtgaccacccttcttgggagacttgaaagagtttgtaatgttgtaaagatgcaatattttcgAAATCACAGACATAGaaggaccaacttctcttgctatggatgataaggtcacccctttggccttcttctggacaacctgctgccggagggtttcagtcactttgggacAGCATACCATTTTTGCAAAATCAGTAGAAACTGGAAAGTCAGGCTGCAAATAGTGTTTGCCAGTTTATTAAGGACATTAGCCCCAGGTGCCATATTAACACCAATACCTTTcagatatctgaaagtgttctctaattttggtccatgttctttttcatttatctcatttacatttttattatgtgctttgcaatgaattaaatgtatGAAATAATCTTAACATACTGCTAATTTACTCATGTTAGAATATAATcatataggactacacaatgaccttaacatttaggaaattatgtGCTCACTATTTTGAGCTCCACTGTACGTTTCTCCTTTTCTAAAGTATGCACGAGTACTGCACTTGCCGGAGGCAGGGCTTGTGCACACTCATCTTCTCACAGTCTTCAATAAATGTGCAGATTGAACTCCTGCGGTCTTCAGCAAAATTACACAGGTAATGTGCAGGCATGTGCAGAGCCGCACCTGAAGTTAAGGACGAGACAAGATCTCAATCTGCACTTGCGCCTCCACCGGTGCTATTTTGCTGAAAACCACTGGAGAAGAATGTGTGCAAGCGCAGCCCGATTATAATTTTGGATAAAAtttgccaatacaagtctatgggtccatagaGGGCTGGACTGGGAACAAAAAGCAGCCCTGCCACTCAAACCCTATCAGTCCACATACTATCACCCCCAATCAGTGAATTATGCTTTTATTTTGTCATGCCCCCTTACCACTCTCTGAAAGGAGTTATTTTTAGAGTAAAGTGACCTTTTCCAAAGCAACTGATAAATCCATATACTGGAGATATTACAAGATGTCACAACGAACAGCCATTCCTAGTCCCTCTTTAATCCTGGCTTTGTCCTGGAAGGTAATAAAGCCACAGATTTGGAAGTGCCAGTCCTGCATTATCCTTGGCTCTTTGTAATACTTATAGTTTTAGTCTCTGGTGACCTCTGTTCCAAGTCAGATCTCTGAAAAACACATTTATGTGGTGAAAAGGATTTATCGGGAGCCAAATAGGTGCATTATGTTCTAAGTGCAGTAACTGTGGTCTTGGGAGCATTGTCAGGTTCAGCTTTTCCAGTACAGATAAAATTTATTTGTTCCACACAATGATTTTTTTGTTGATACTTTTATAATAAAGTTTGTAGGTTCAAATCCTCCCAAGTCTAATGAGAATCTTTTGACTTCATTCCCTGGATAATTATATTGTGTGCATTCGGTGTGATCGCCATTAAATGTTGACAATGTTCTAAGAGATCAATTAGTAATATAACTAATTTATGTCGATGAAATGTCAGCCCGAAAAGCTTTCCAAACCAATCTACCCCGTTGCACAGAAATTCGTGtttttttcatatgcaaattagACTTGTAAGTGCGTTGGTGGGGTATTTATGCACTTGCAGTCCTCGGCTCCTCTCAACTTCACACCGCCAGTGATCCCCTCCACTTCTGATTGACAGTGGAGAGCAGAGCTTCCTAGCTTTCAGGTGAATTTTCTGCAGCCTGTCTGTGCTGGCCTCTGCCATCTCCATCCTCTTCTGTTCACCCTAGACTTATATCAACAGCGTTATCTTTTGCCTTAGTAATTTTGAAAATATGTctacactgaatacagattttgctTTTGATTTGAGAGCAAATTAATTGGTCTCAGGAAGAAAAAACAATTTTCTCTAAGATGTATTGGAAagtttattttcttttgtttgtaCTATATATGACTCAAAATATTGTAGTACCCATTACTTTAGAACAATGAAGATGCCTCCCTCCCTAAATACAGCACCCAACTAACATTCCTGAaaggtatataatttttttttggaTGGGGGTCGGCAACAGCTTTATTTCTTTATTCACATAACCAATCTTTTAACCATGAAAACCTTGTCAACATCAGAACTCTAAAACTGTTATACACTACAGAAAGCTCCACTGCATCAGCTTACCTCAAAATTTTCTAAACAATGCCCCAATAAGGGATCAGAAATGGGGGGATGATGATCTATTCTAATATTTTCCTTCTTCTAGCCCCTAAGTACTTGACAAatgatacaagtgcttctcaataaattagaatattataaaaaAGAGTGatctacaaggtggccataaaataacctaaagtGTTTTGAGCCgtctgcagactgacccagtggacagaatttgcTGAAAAttagtatgtatgctattcaaggcatggggaaacggacggcatcttaaaataaaaaaaatatatatacaataacTCCCCACCAGCGGAAAAGTGGCACTGTACATTGAGCGCGCTTTGAAACTCAGTCTGtaagatgcctgtctctttgctggatcgtgcgctgttagtgcggttgttttatgagaatgccaggaatgctacagctgcactgagagtcTCTAGTCATTTGATAGACATTCACACATGTAGCGGTCGaatggctgtcaattcgctgagacagatgatgacacgttttgagaCAACAGTGTTACTGATTCTTCAGCCAGGGCGCAGGCAacgaccggtaagc containing:
- the LOC142312239 gene encoding uncharacterized protein LOC142312239 → MDRTGEVRTLEMSGVRFLTVSLHNQDYTVVKKTSSERCQAPVSEGWGRPLSPITGPPPHPPIHEDINDQKILELTYKMIELLTGEVPIRCQDVTVYFSMEEWEYLKGHKDLYKDVMIEVPRPLTSPVLSSKRTTPERCPRPLLPQDCKQEDPDVPQDHQGEDLTHINTTETYVRGDEWSKEEIPTDNRPDDCTRLEGQLTSSIYKSDDFEISQDTIEVNVITPDIPSSLHSKDLSSDPFKQVLFSDSIQTSKKKESHKKGIKKHSALKAKKSISCSEFENIFTLETSGIEHQNHTADRFSCSKCRRSFNYKSHLIRHMRIHTGEKPYLCPECGKYFNQKSHLVIHQRTHTGEKPFSCSECGKCFTEKSNLITHQKTHTGEKLYSCSECGKCFNQKSYLVRHQRTHKGEKPFSCSQCGKCFVDKSSLATHQRTHSGVKPFSCSKCGKCFIYKSHLVRHQRNHTGENTFSCSECGKWWVDKSSFIIHQRTHTGEKPFSCSECGKYFTQKSHFVKHQRTHLLEKPFSCSECGKSFAEKSSFLMHQRTHTGDKPFSCSECGRYFNQKSHLVNHQITHTGVKPFSCSQCGKCFAQKSTLITHQRTHTGEKPYSCSECGKCWVDKSSLVKHQRIHTGVKPYSCSECGKCWVDKSSLVKHQRIHTGEKPFSCSECGKCFNRKCYLLKHQKSHTCRSHYNT